The Cucumis melo cultivar AY chromosome 5, USDA_Cmelo_AY_1.0, whole genome shotgun sequence genome has a segment encoding these proteins:
- the LOC127149595 gene encoding uncharacterized protein LOC127149595, whose translation MVDTKEAISEVLQFYYQDIFSKKHKEEFFIDNLDWKPISSLHHSQLCNPFEEQEIKKTIMSINNEKAPGLDGIVNNTYIALISKKEKCALPSDYKPISLTTFLYKIMAKSLANRLKLTLTETIVEKKMAFIKGRQITDAILIANEAID comes from the exons ATGGTAGACACAAAAGAGGCCATCTCAGAAGTTCTCCAATTCTACTACCAAGACATTTTCTCCAAAAAGCACAAGGAAGAGTTCTTCATAGATAACTTGGATTGGAAACCAATCTCATCCTTGCATCACTCACAATTATGCAATCCTTTTGAGGAGCAAGAAATTAAGAAAACTATCATGTCTATTAACAACGAAAAGGCTCCTGGTCTTGACG GTATTGTCAACAACACCTATATTGCTCTTATCAGCAAAAAGGAAAAGTGTGCTCTCCCATCCGACTATAAGCCTATCAGCTTAACCACTTTCCTTTACAAGATTATGGCAAAATCTCTTGCAAATAGACTCAAACTTACCCTCACTGAAACTATTGTTGAAAAGAAAATGGCTTTTATCAAGGGAAGACAAATCACTGATGCAATCCTCATTGCAAATGAAGCAATTGACTAG